In one window of Miscanthus floridulus cultivar M001 chromosome 12, ASM1932011v1, whole genome shotgun sequence DNA:
- the LOC136497771 gene encoding LOW QUALITY PROTEIN: protein COFACTOR ASSEMBLY OF COMPLEX C SUBUNIT B CCB4, chloroplastic-like (The sequence of the model RefSeq protein was modified relative to this genomic sequence to represent the inferred CDS: deleted 1 base in 1 codon), which produces MELSRGIVSPPLRSVYSCHGRCGPPSGAFSPPPSSSTVEVRRRCISRAMLPRQQEWVEGWVRRNDTLVRGLPILVGGSSLVAVLLNRAVSGIAAVADASSSQSRADILTLALSVTDILAGLVWLSIRPKSISPVVPKGVECKRVGPGVSSYALHELLWTWDSLTTATCCKSLVIVYGGNCVLQIGVAAGSPEDGNALNVDAQKFIQGSLYKSVMESKKQSYLANLALYPGRSELPFLPANTQALILQPIGDRGIAIVGGDTIRGFTNIDQAWIAMIADKLDATLSKS; this is translated from the exons ATGGAGCTGAGCAGAGGCATTGTCTCTCCCCCGCTCCGGTCGGTTTACTCCTGCCACGGACGCTGCGGTCCTCCCTCCGGAGCGTTctcaccgccgccgtcgtcttctaCCGTG GAAGTGCGCCGGCGCTGCATCAGCAGGGCGATGCTGCCGCGGCAGCAGGAGTGGGTGGAAGGCTGGGTCCGGCGCAACGACACGCTCGTCCGTGGCCTGCCCATCCTCGTCGGCGGATCTTCCCTCGTTGCTGTTCTCCTCAACCGCGCCGTCTCAGGAATTGCCGCCGTCGCCGACGCCTCCAG TTCGCAGTCGAGGGCTGACATATTGACCCTTGCTCTCTCCGTGACTGATATTCTTGCCGGCCTCGTTTGGTTATCCATCCGTCCGAAATCCATTTCTCCG GTGGTTCCTAAAGGTGTCGAATGTAAACGAGTTGGTCCGGGCGTGTCAAGTTATGCTCTCCATGAACTACTTTG GACATGGGATTCGCTCACTACTGCAACTTGTTGCAAATCACTGGTTATTGTGTATGGAGGTAATTGTGTTCTTCAAATCGGGGTTGCTGCGGGATCTCCAgaagatggtaatgcacttaatGTGGATGCACAAAAGTTCATCCAAGGCTCTCTTTACAAAAGTGTCATGGAATCCAAGAAGC AATCTTATCTGGCAAATCTTGCTTTGTATCCTGGGAGGTCTGAATTGCCT TTCTTGCCTGCTAACACACAG GCACTGATATTACAGCCAATTGGTGATAGAGGGATTGCAATTGTTGGTGGCGACACTATAAGAGGTTTCACTAATATTGATCAG GCTTGGATCGCAATGATCGCAGACAAGCTGGATGCCACATTGTCTAAGTCTTAA
- the LOC136497770 gene encoding small RNA degrading nuclease 1-like has translation MAKRLAAAEKEVLVEVVRFTQKNGLRGCDGGWKDFLARNDRKFGASLSDPRKRTRDVLLAFLQTFSKDFQKYFGKLVKRHKERSAVQQYMTDFPDEVSPEQKLVQLTAEHPEYRKHYCFPSYQEGWKVLRIGEVSSLMSSSAMLAIDCEMVLCNDGTEAVVRVCVVDDKLKAKLDILVNPLKTITDYRTHITGVSKKDLEGVTSSLVDVQKSLKRMLSKGNILIGHSLHRDLCALKIDYSQVIDTAYIFKYANLPTTASPSLNSLCKATLGYSVREGEPHNFLKDAEAAMNLVLAKLNNGFNDPIEIAASSSVTESDVAKLLAHRIPVYLPCQELCKIFSGNPNIDDKIDSRIRGEFYSTCISFNDLDEVEKAFEELDGQKTKDSGGRLQKHVLLKRDNGDVVSFYVRKMVYDSWSKQLEVPKKRPEPAEDPEPKKEHVEGVQQKKKRSNFVRDTEDPEPKKDHAEGVQQKKRSKKTHK, from the exons ATGGCCAAGCGGCTCGCCGCCGCCGAGAAAGAG GTGCTCGTCGAGGTGGTGAGGTTCACGCAGAAGAACGGCCTGAGAGGCTGTGACGGCGGGTGGAAGGATTTCCTGGCCCGGAACGACAGGAAGTTTGGCGCGTCGCTGAGCGACCCCAGGAAGCGCACCAGGGATGTGCTGCTCGCCTTCCTGCAAACCTTCTCCAAGGATTTCCAGAAG TACTTCGGCAAATTGGTGAAGcgtcataaggaaagaagtgccGTTCAGCAGTATATGACTGATTTTCCTGACGAAGTTTCTCCCGAGCAG AAACTTGTTCAACTGACGGCAGAGCACCCGGAGTACAGAAAACACTATTGCTTCCCATCATACCAGGAG GGGTGGAAAGTACTGCGGATAGGAGAAGTCTCTAGTTTAATGAGCTCAAGTGCTATGTTGGCAATTGACTGTGAGATGGTCCTTTGCAATGATGGCACAGAGGCTGTGGTCAGAGTGTGCGTGGTAGAtgacaagctcaag GCTAAGTTGGACATACTTGTAAACCCCTTGAAGACTATAACTGACTATAGGACACACATCACTGGTGTATCAAAGAAGGATTTAGAAGGAGTCACATCATCATTAGTTGATGTTCAG AAATCGCTGAAGAGAATGTTATCCAAAGGAAATATTTTGATTGGCCATAGCTTACATAGAGATTTATGCG CCTTAAAGATTGATTACTCTCAAGTTATTGATACAGCATACATATTTAAGTATGCAAATTTACCTACTACTGCATCACCTTCCTTAAACAGTTTGTGCAAG GCTACTTTGGGGTATTCTGTTCGAGAAGGAGAACCACATAATTTCTTAAAGGATGCAGAAGCTGCGATGAATCTAGTTCTTGCAAAGCTTAATAATGGGTTTAATGACCCCATTGAAATTGCTGCAAGTAGTAGT GTAACTGAATCTGATGTGGCAAAGTTGCTTGCTCATAGAATTCCAGTGTACCTGCCTTGCCAAGAGCTGTGCAAAATTTTCTCTGGGAACCCCAATATTGATGACAAG ATTGATTCGAGAATACGAGGTGAATTTTATTCCACGTGTATTTCATTCAATGACCTAGATGAGGTAGAGAAGGCATTTGAAGAGCTGGATGGCCAAAAGACTAAG GACTCAGGTGGGAGACTTCAAAAGCATGTACTGCTGAAGCGTGACAATGGAGATGTCGTGAGCTTCTACGTTCGGAAGATGGTATATGATTCCTGGTCCAAACAGCTCGAAGTTCCAAAGAAGAGACCAGAGCCTGCTGAGGATCCAGAGCCAAAGAAAGAGCATGTCGAGGGAGTTcagcaaaaaaagaagagaagtaACTTCGTGAGGGATACTGAGGATCCAGAGCCAAAGAAAGATCATGCCGAGGGGGTTCAACAAAAGAAGAGAAGTAAAAAAACACACAAATAA